The following are from one region of the Dermacentor albipictus isolate Rhodes 1998 colony chromosome 5, USDA_Dalb.pri_finalv2, whole genome shotgun sequence genome:
- the LOC139059858 gene encoding uncharacterized protein, with amino-acid sequence MANTRDLLALAERMGLEVAELRGWLNEQEAREREERAAEREAKKQELVLEERNLQLRLKVAEAEGNRGETSQRQLELEERTLQLRLQMAATDAARTADRGPGGSAPFSVNPHSLMPGFNESRDDLDAYLKRFESVATGQEWPRDKWATALSLCLSGEALKVFGRLSPEDSLDYDKAMLALLQRFRFTAEGYREKFRQSKPQDGETAKQYATRLLSFFDRWVEMSKTEKEYLALRNLVVTEQFLNNCHHRLGLFLREKSYRQLDDMAEAADNFLEAQRQPNLLVFRQKSEDINHTEKTGSSSEKVTVRCFVCGKLGHGASDCRSKLRQPYCGYCRKPGHDVKACTKKNGPPKKTSCLLSPEECLEDSNTAVV; translated from the coding sequence ATGGCCAACACACGAGACTTGTTAGCGCTAGCCGAGCGCATGGGGCTAGAAGTTGCGGAGTTGAGAGGATGGTTGAACGAGCAGGAAGCGCGGGAGCGAGAAGAGCGGGCAGCGGAGCGCGAGGCTAAAAAGCAGGAGCTTGTATTAGAGGAGAGAAATCTACAGTTACGGCTCAAAGTCGCGGAAGCTGAGGGTAATCGTGGCGAGACGAGCCAACGGCAGCTAGAACTGGAGGAGCGAACGCTTCAGTTGCGCCTCCAAATGGCGGCAACGGACGCTGCAAGGACAGCTGACCGAGGGCCAGGAGGGAGTGCCCCATTCAGCGTGAATCCCCACAGTTTAATGCCGGGATTCAACGAAAGCCGGGACGACTTAGATGCCTATTTAAAAAGGTTCGAAAGCGTCGCCACCGGACAAGAATGGCCTAGAGACAAATGGGCCACGGCTCTAAGTTTATGCTTGAGCGGAGAAGCTCTGAAAGTCTTTGGACGTCTGTCTCCAGAAGACTCCCTCGACTACGATAAAGCCATGTTGGCGTTGCTCCAGCGTTTTCGGTTTACGGCGGAAGGCTATCGGGAGAAGTTCCGACAGAGCAAACCCCAAGATGGCGAAACTGCAAAGCAGTACGCAACTAGGCTACTGAGTTTCTTTGATCGGTGGGTGGAAATGTCCAAAACCGAAAAGGAGTATTTGGCACTTCGCAACCTGGTGGTGACGGAACAGTTTCTGAACAACTGTCATCATCGGTTAGGACTCTTCCTGCGCGAGAAGAGCTACCGCCAGCTAGATGACATGGCCGAAGCAGCCGATAATTTCTTAGAAGCTCAGAGACAGCCCAATTTGTTGGTGTTCCGGCAGAAATCGGAAGACATTAACCATACAGAGAAAACTGGAAGCTCATCCGAGAAAGTTACAGTGCGATGTTTCGTATGTGGGAAACTGGGCCATGGGGCGTCGGACTGCCGATCTAAGCTGAGGCAACCGTACTGCGGATATTGCCGTAAGCCCGGGCATGATGTCAAGGCCTGCACCAAGAAAAACGGTCCACCAAAGAAGACGTCTTGCCTATTGTCGCCAGAAGAATGCCTGGAAGATTCCAACACAGCAGTCGTTTAA